A window of the Pelagicoccus enzymogenes genome harbors these coding sequences:
- a CDS encoding FAD-dependent oxidoreductase, which translates to MHLKATITLLSALAVDQSSIKADTPPPLETDIVIYGATSAGIAAGIQAKRMGHSVVVLEPYEHVGGLTTGGLGQTDIGNKQVIGGIAREFYRGIRDYYREPEAWVWQKPEEYRDGGQTRTEKHEDTMWTFEPSAAQSVMDQMIQDADLEVLTNHRLHRNGGGVTKVGAEIRSIKMENGQVVRGQIFIDATYEGDLLAEAGVSYTVGRESNAQYGETLNGVVADRISPTLKYKISKNAANHQIADGVSAYIVPDDPSSGTLPFIRNAGPGIEGSGDKMVQAYCFRATLTSHPENRIPFEKPENYNELDYELLFRHLENGAKFLWINAAMPNWKTDTNNGGGFSGDFIGMNHDYPEASYGERERIVKAHRDYQLGLYWTLAYHPRTPAWAREYVSKWGLPKDEYPENGNWSPQLYVREARRMVGQIVMTQHHCEGLETVSDSVGMAAYGMDSHHVQRYVDANGHARNEGNMQADAPAPYPISYRSLLPKAEEANNLIVPVCLSSTHVAFGSIRMEPVFMILGQSAATAAAQALEQDQSLSELDIERLQKRLLQDQQILEN; encoded by the coding sequence ATGCACCTGAAAGCTACCATAACGTTACTCTCCGCGCTCGCGGTCGACCAAAGTTCAATCAAAGCGGATACTCCACCTCCCCTTGAAACTGACATCGTCATCTACGGAGCGACTTCCGCAGGAATCGCTGCCGGCATCCAAGCCAAAAGAATGGGCCACTCAGTTGTCGTTCTTGAACCCTACGAACACGTGGGAGGACTGACAACTGGGGGACTAGGCCAGACCGACATAGGCAACAAACAAGTCATCGGAGGCATCGCCCGGGAGTTTTATAGGGGAATTCGCGACTACTACCGCGAGCCGGAGGCCTGGGTTTGGCAAAAGCCTGAAGAGTATCGCGATGGGGGACAGACGCGTACTGAAAAACACGAGGACACCATGTGGACCTTCGAACCCAGCGCTGCACAAAGCGTCATGGACCAGATGATACAAGATGCCGACTTGGAGGTTCTCACAAACCACCGTCTTCACCGAAACGGTGGCGGCGTGACCAAGGTTGGTGCCGAAATACGATCCATCAAAATGGAGAACGGACAGGTGGTTCGCGGCCAGATCTTCATCGACGCCACCTACGAGGGCGACCTTTTGGCTGAAGCTGGCGTGAGCTACACCGTTGGTCGCGAATCGAATGCTCAATACGGTGAAACGCTCAACGGAGTCGTCGCCGATCGCATCTCCCCGACCTTGAAGTACAAGATCTCGAAGAACGCTGCCAACCACCAGATCGCTGACGGCGTCTCCGCTTACATCGTACCTGACGACCCCAGCAGCGGGACGCTTCCCTTTATCCGTAACGCTGGCCCCGGCATCGAAGGCAGCGGAGACAAGATGGTACAAGCTTATTGCTTCCGAGCTACCCTTACCAGCCATCCAGAAAACAGAATCCCCTTCGAAAAACCCGAGAATTACAACGAACTGGACTACGAGTTGCTCTTTCGTCACCTCGAGAATGGTGCCAAATTCCTCTGGATCAACGCAGCGATGCCCAACTGGAAAACGGATACCAACAACGGGGGCGGATTCTCGGGCGACTTCATTGGCATGAACCATGACTACCCAGAAGCGAGCTACGGCGAAAGAGAACGCATCGTAAAAGCACATCGAGACTACCAACTGGGCCTCTACTGGACCTTGGCCTACCACCCTCGTACTCCAGCTTGGGCTCGGGAATACGTATCCAAATGGGGATTGCCAAAAGATGAATACCCAGAAAACGGAAACTGGTCGCCTCAACTCTACGTGCGCGAGGCTCGCCGCATGGTGGGGCAAATCGTAATGACGCAGCATCACTGTGAGGGTCTTGAGACCGTCTCCGATTCAGTCGGCATGGCTGCCTACGGAATGGATTCGCATCACGTACAACGCTACGTGGACGCCAACGGACACGCTCGCAACGAGGGCAATATGCAAGCCGACGCTCCCGCCCCATACCCGATCAGCTACCGCTCCCTGCTCCCTAAAGCCGAAGAGGCAAACAACTTAATCGTACCTGTTTGTCTGTCCTCTACCCACGTAGCATTTGGCTCCATCCGAATGGAACCCGTATTCATGATCCTCGGACAATCCGCTGCTACAGCAGCTGCTCAAGCTCTAGAGCAAGACCAATCACTTTCCGAGCTTGATATCGAACGATTACAAAAACGATTGCTGCAAGATCAACAGATCCTTGAGAATTAA